CATGATCATGAAAGCCATCTGTATTTCTTGAATGAGCTATTACCGAAACAATACCAAATTGATTTGGCGGTCATGGAGAAGAAAGTTGTTGGAATGATTGCCTTTGATGCTAAAGAGATTAACCAACTGTATATCCATGTGGATTATCAAGGCATGGGGATTGGCCAGGCATTGGTCAATAAAGCAAAGGCTCAATCTTGCGGGTGCTTGAGGCTATATACGTTTGAAGTAAATGAACCGGCTCAGCGTTTTTATGAAAAGAATGGCTTCGTCATCATCGGGCGAGGGCATGAAAATGAAGAGAATTTGCCGGATATTCAATATGAGTGGGTATGCCAAGATAGTGGGCCTGAGCTGAAGGTGTAAAGGAAGTCTTCCGAATAAAAGGCAATGAAGTGATTATACACATGTATTCCCCAGCAAATGAATAAGGTATTCGTAAATCATTCAGATGGGGGAATCGATGTTGGGCTATTATGTGAGGGTCGAAGAAGACGTACATTTATATGTGGAGGATCTTAATCCTAAAGGCAAGAGGACCATCCTGTTTCTGCATGGCTGGCCGCTAAGTCATAA
This genomic stretch from Pradoshia eiseniae harbors:
- a CDS encoding GNAT family N-acetyltransferase, whose translation is MMKRPFTIIPYHPQYAVETINMWRDSKERAIGQKEIHDHESHLYFLNELLPKQYQIDLAVMEKKVVGMIAFDAKEINQLYIHVDYQGMGIGQALVNKAKAQSCGCLRLYTFEVNEPAQRFYEKNGFVIIGRGHENEENLPDIQYEWVCQDSGPELKV